In one Anaerohalosphaeraceae bacterium genomic region, the following are encoded:
- the rplL gene encoding 50S ribosomal protein L7/L12, with amino-acid sequence MSERTFSQEIKELGDKIVGLTLLQAKELADYLKEVHGIEPAAGGAVMVAGPAAAGGGAAAAAPAEKTSFTVILKSFGDQKIQVIKEVRALTGLGLKEAKDLVDGVPKPVKENVSKEEAEAARKQLEAAGAVVEIQ; translated from the coding sequence ATGTCAGAGAGAACATTCAGCCAGGAAATCAAGGAACTGGGGGATAAGATTGTCGGCCTGACGCTGCTGCAGGCGAAGGAATTGGCGGATTATCTGAAAGAGGTTCACGGAATTGAACCGGCCGCCGGCGGTGCGGTGATGGTGGCCGGTCCTGCGGCGGCAGGCGGCGGAGCGGCGGCGGCCGCCCCGGCGGAAAAGACCAGCTTTACCGTAATCTTAAAGTCGTTCGGCGACCAGAAGATTCAGGTCATCAAGGAAGTGCGCGCCCTGACGGGGCTGGGCCTGAAGGAAGCCAAGGACTTGGTGGACGGTGTACCGAAGCCGGTGAAGGAAAATGTGAGCAAGGAAGAAGCCGAAGCGGCCCGCAAGCAGCTCGAAGCGGCCGGTGCGGTTGTGGAAATTCAGTAA
- the secE gene encoding preprotein translocase subunit SecE has protein sequence MSINRIYKRGQATYTRLGTGLGVFVLILIGCAVLYQHLANQSILVQTLVPAILCVILSWLTFWVINKPSVSDFLIAAEGEIKKVSWSTRQEIAVSTTVVITVVILMSIGLAIVDLLFNWIFGSVLGLF, from the coding sequence ATGAGTATCAATCGGATTTACAAGCGAGGTCAGGCCACGTACACCCGTCTGGGAACGGGGCTTGGGGTTTTTGTTCTGATTCTGATCGGATGCGCGGTCTTGTATCAGCACCTGGCGAACCAGTCGATTCTGGTTCAGACACTGGTGCCGGCGATTCTCTGTGTGATTCTGAGCTGGCTGACATTCTGGGTGATTAACAAGCCGTCTGTATCGGATTTTCTGATAGCTGCTGAAGGGGAGATTAAAAAGGTCAGCTGGTCCACCCGGCAGGAGATTGCGGTTTCGACAACCGTGGTGATTACGGTGGTGATTCTGATGTCGATTGGTCTGGCGATTGTGGATTTATTGTTCAACTGGATATTCGGCAGCGTGCTCGGGCTGTTTTAA
- a CDS encoding HEAT repeat domain-containing protein, whose amino-acid sequence MDLFVRTKLLTVLMILVFLSDLSGSDMRISSGSGAGGAVLLGAQEDPGRQLRVYSEALMQGSSEEVRVDAAIGLLLRQDAAGRDVLVRALRASDNPLARASVCRALIRSRGLGGTVVPADLFVEPLIEVLTGSDEGVSKLAAEALLIYRFSDIEGPLMSVIKDTQRDIKVRLRGIYALQVRTEPQAFRLLIQLMDEPNPEIQQAAERALQESFGIPVGTGRQVWTTILEQLRQKSPEDIRRERLLRQEMRLREIQEERDRWQRLYLSALDNEFELQPPEVRGRYLLERLNSDLAPIRLWALRKMNRLSGDVEPALRERLLVLLGDPEREVRLQTARVLTTMSVLNPAEKLLEQHKKETDSQVSMAIFEALGEACYFALSPGSNITLPESMPNEVLELAANYLRNEQAAAARLGGEVMRKLLERVNIDSAQSAVYLGSLADRYRQAVSAGGALAGDLLMIMARLSSQGYQKELAGQLFQEIFKEAITDKNNPEIRLAGATGLIGIDRNEAFRAFKEYGLASDSNSSIRQMVYELAGQVGDKEDLEWLSRQIGGNGASDVAWQAFRAILQKQRAAVCVDWAKRGAEQGFLPERQRFIWDLAEQKAAAESSRALLEEIWTNQMKLAETAKDYAQILEISKRIKAGNARPEFVDTANLVAFRAAVLLRQYAVAESILKEVLARGDIGKSHPIATFIESYFSTPDVKEADKADFVKGLKENTISPNYPEWSVQVQNWTEVYSVKVESEALGQ is encoded by the coding sequence TTGGACTTGTTTGTGCGCACAAAGCTTCTGACAGTATTGATGATTCTTGTTTTTTTATCCGACCTGTCGGGCTCGGATATGCGGATATCTTCCGGGAGCGGGGCTGGCGGGGCGGTTCTTTTGGGGGCGCAGGAGGATCCCGGTCGTCAGCTTCGTGTCTATAGTGAAGCCCTGATGCAGGGCAGCAGCGAGGAGGTTCGGGTGGATGCAGCCATCGGTTTGCTGCTGCGTCAGGATGCCGCAGGCCGTGACGTTCTGGTGAGGGCCTTGCGAGCGTCCGATAATCCGCTGGCTCGGGCGTCTGTTTGTCGAGCCCTGATTCGCTCCCGGGGTTTGGGCGGGACGGTTGTCCCGGCGGACCTTTTTGTGGAGCCGCTGATTGAGGTGCTGACAGGGTCGGATGAGGGGGTCTCGAAACTGGCCGCCGAGGCGCTGTTAATTTATCGCTTTTCGGATATTGAGGGGCCCCTGATGTCGGTTATCAAAGACACCCAGCGGGATATAAAGGTTCGGCTGCGGGGAATTTACGCCCTTCAGGTTCGCACGGAACCGCAGGCGTTTCGCCTGCTGATTCAATTAATGGATGAGCCGAATCCTGAAATTCAGCAAGCGGCGGAGCGTGCCCTTCAGGAATCGTTTGGGATACCCGTCGGGACCGGCCGCCAGGTCTGGACAACCATTTTGGAACAGCTTCGCCAGAAAAGCCCGGAAGATATCCGCCGGGAGCGGCTTTTGCGTCAGGAGATGCGTCTTCGGGAGATCCAGGAAGAGCGGGACCGCTGGCAGCGTCTTTATTTGTCCGCCCTGGACAATGAGTTTGAACTCCAGCCGCCGGAGGTGCGCGGACGCTATCTGCTGGAGCGGCTGAATTCGGATTTGGCTCCGATTCGGTTGTGGGCTCTTCGCAAGATGAATCGGCTTAGCGGCGATGTTGAACCGGCTTTGCGGGAAAGACTGCTGGTGCTGCTTGGGGACCCCGAGCGGGAGGTGCGTTTGCAGACGGCGCGGGTGCTGACGACGATGAGCGTGCTGAACCCGGCGGAAAAACTTCTGGAGCAGCATAAAAAGGAGACGGATTCGCAGGTATCAATGGCTATTTTTGAGGCGCTGGGCGAAGCGTGCTATTTTGCCTTATCCCCCGGTTCGAATATCACGCTTCCGGAGTCGATGCCGAATGAGGTTCTTGAACTGGCAGCCAATTACTTAAGGAACGAGCAAGCTGCTGCCGCCCGGCTGGGCGGAGAAGTGATGCGCAAGCTGCTGGAGCGGGTGAACATTGATTCCGCCCAATCAGCAGTTTATTTGGGCAGTCTGGCGGACCGGTACCGTCAGGCTGTCAGTGCGGGCGGGGCTCTGGCGGGGGATTTGCTGATGATAATGGCCCGCCTTTCCAGTCAGGGGTATCAGAAAGAATTGGCCGGACAGCTTTTTCAGGAGATTTTTAAAGAGGCGATAACAGATAAGAACAATCCTGAAATACGGCTGGCTGGGGCGACTGGATTGATTGGAATTGATAGAAATGAGGCCTTCAGGGCCTTTAAGGAATATGGACTGGCATCGGACAGCAATTCCAGTATTCGACAAATGGTTTATGAATTGGCAGGCCAAGTAGGGGACAAAGAAGACCTTGAATGGCTTTCCAGGCAGATAGGCGGAAATGGGGCATCTGACGTTGCCTGGCAGGCCTTTCGGGCTATTTTGCAGAAACAAAGAGCAGCGGTTTGTGTTGATTGGGCAAAACGGGGGGCTGAGCAGGGATTCCTGCCGGAACGGCAGCGGTTTATTTGGGATTTGGCCGAACAAAAGGCCGCAGCCGAATCCTCCCGCGCTCTTTTGGAGGAAATCTGGACGAATCAAATGAAACTTGCCGAGACAGCCAAAGACTATGCTCAGATTCTTGAAATCAGCAAACGGATAAAAGCAGGGAACGCGCGTCCGGAATTTGTGGACACCGCGAATCTTGTTGCTTTTCGTGCGGCTGTATTGCTTCGACAATATGCCGTGGCGGAGAGTATTCTGAAAGAAGTGCTGGCCAGGGGAGATATTGGCAAAAGCCATCCGATAGCCACTTTTATTGAAAGTTACTTTAGTACCCCGGATGTGAAAGAAGCGGATAAGGCGGATTTTGTTAAAGGATTGAAAGAGAATACTATATCTCCGAATTATCCGGAATGGTCGGTTCAGGTTCAGAATTGGACCGAGGTGTATTCTGTTAAAGTGGAATCGGAAGCATTGGGTCAATAA
- the nusG gene encoding transcription termination/antitermination protein NusG → MRWFVLRVASNKEEQVRDALERKLKVEGIRSVGRILVPTEQIKRIRGGKQRVQKRKLYPGYVFMELEPKEDGRIPDDVWYVIKETMGVGDFIGTEGIPTPMRDTDVAKMLKEADKPEDAPNIKVEFAKGDVVKIREGAFENFEGTVDSIDTERGIVRVIVTIFGRSTPLDIEYWQIEKV, encoded by the coding sequence ATGCGGTGGTTTGTCTTGCGAGTGGCTTCAAACAAAGAAGAGCAGGTCCGCGATGCACTGGAGCGGAAGCTCAAGGTGGAAGGGATTCGCTCCGTCGGGCGGATTCTGGTGCCGACGGAGCAGATTAAGCGAATCCGGGGCGGCAAGCAGCGCGTGCAGAAGCGCAAGCTCTATCCGGGGTATGTGTTTATGGAGCTGGAGCCGAAGGAGGACGGTCGGATTCCGGATGATGTGTGGTATGTGATTAAGGAAACAATGGGGGTGGGGGACTTTATCGGGACGGAAGGGATTCCGACGCCGATGCGGGATACCGATGTGGCCAAGATGCTCAAGGAGGCGGATAAACCCGAGGACGCTCCGAATATCAAGGTGGAGTTTGCCAAAGGGGATGTGGTGAAGATTCGGGAAGGGGCGTTTGAAAACTTTGAAGGAACGGTGGACTCGATTGACACCGAGCGGGGCATTGTGCGGGTGATTGTGACGATATTCGGCCGCAGCACCCCGCTGGATATTGAATACTGGCAGATTGAAAAAGTCTGA
- the rplK gene encoding 50S ribosomal protein L11: MAKEVKTVIKLQAPGGQATPAPPIGPALGQHGVNIGQFVSQFNERTREFNGTIVPVEITVYTDRSFEFIIKSPPASVLLKQEAGLAKGSGVPNKEKVGKVTRAQIRKIAQTKMKDLNAYSLEKAEKIIEGTARSMGVEVVD, from the coding sequence ATGGCAAAAGAAGTAAAAACAGTCATTAAACTGCAGGCCCCGGGCGGGCAGGCCACCCCGGCCCCGCCGATCGGCCCGGCCCTCGGCCAGCATGGCGTGAATATCGGCCAGTTTGTCTCGCAGTTCAACGAACGGACGCGGGAGTTCAACGGGACCATCGTTCCGGTAGAGATTACGGTTTATACAGACCGCAGTTTTGAGTTCATCATCAAGAGTCCGCCGGCGTCGGTTCTCCTCAAGCAGGAGGCCGGTCTGGCCAAAGGCAGCGGCGTACCGAATAAGGAAAAGGTCGGGAAGGTTACTCGGGCCCAGATTCGCAAGATTGCCCAGACCAAGATGAAGGACCTGAACGCCTATTCCCTGGAAAAGGCCGAGAAGATTATTGAAGGAACGGCCCGCAGCATGGGTGTGGAAGTGGTGGACTGA
- the rplJ gene encoding 50S ribosomal protein L10, whose product MTYYVKGLIQKEYERRLSEAPDFVVLQTIGLNGVDNNRLRGALLEKGIHLMVVKNSLMRRALESLGRAAGAQLFQEGPCTLAWGGDSVVDVAKELVEWAKKLQVLKFKGAFVDGRVLDASGVTELAKMPNRRELQGRVVQSILGPAGRTVGAMLGPGGVIAGCIKSLIEKKEKAA is encoded by the coding sequence ATGACGTACTATGTAAAGGGTTTGATTCAGAAAGAATATGAACGGCGATTGTCGGAGGCGCCGGATTTTGTGGTGCTTCAGACGATTGGCCTGAACGGGGTTGACAACAACCGCCTGCGGGGAGCGCTGCTGGAAAAGGGCATCCATCTGATGGTGGTGAAAAATTCGCTGATGCGGCGGGCGCTGGAGTCGCTGGGGCGGGCGGCCGGAGCGCAGCTGTTTCAGGAAGGGCCCTGTACGCTGGCTTGGGGAGGCGACAGTGTCGTCGATGTGGCCAAAGAGCTGGTGGAGTGGGCCAAAAAGCTGCAGGTCCTGAAGTTTAAGGGCGCCTTTGTGGACGGCCGCGTGCTGGATGCATCGGGCGTTACGGAACTGGCCAAGATGCCCAATCGTCGTGAGCTTCAGGGCCGTGTGGTTCAGAGCATTCTTGGACCGGCGGGCCGGACCGTCGGGGCGATGCTGGGTCCGGGCGGCGTGATTGCCGGCTGCATCAAGAGTCTGATCGAGAAAAAGGAAAAGGCGGCGTAA
- a CDS encoding alpha-L-arabinofuranosidase C-terminal domain-containing protein yields MRFSKFLFLPALWVLSAFPSPVQALTLTIRTDSPGKPISPMLFGIFFEDLNYAADGGLYAELVQNRSFEYSALDRPDWNALTGWQLLKRAEGDGTAYIGDARPLGPNNPRYLELHCRAGREGSAVGLSNSGFGGIVLKAGEGYTFSVFARQQPGRHFSWQVCLESRDGTILDSRDLPPLSSDWKPYSAVLHPKESTDSGRIVLWIHGDGVIYLDMVSLFPQNTFKNRKNGLRRDLAEVIADLKPRFVRFPGGCLVHGDGLSNLYRWKDTIGPVEHRKAQKNIWRYHQTVGLGYFEYFQFCEDIGAEPVPVMAAGVSCQNTDRYWGVGQQAVPLEKMPEYIQEVLDLIEWANGAPDSTWGRLRAQAGHPEPFNLKYLGIGNEDAMTPAFRERFEMLYRAVKAKYPDITVIGTVGPAPEGFDFEEGWKFADALRLEMVDEHGYKSPQWFWSNLNRYDRYDRTKSKVYLGEYAAHEPDRRNTLRSALAEAAYMIALERNGDLVRMASYAPLLGKHGNTQWNPNLIYFTNTEVLRTANYYVQMLFGTHAGDRYLPANLDPPLSDEKKFAFSAVRDSRNGDIIVKMVNGDAQAVTLTLNLQGLPQAETPAIQTLLTADTPDACNTFRSPNDIVPKTAPITLRDEQTFTAAPYSLTVLRIPRQK; encoded by the coding sequence ATGCGGTTTTCCAAATTTCTCTTCCTGCCGGCTCTTTGGGTTCTTTCGGCCTTCCCTTCTCCTGTTCAGGCACTAACCCTAACCATCCGGACCGATTCCCCCGGCAAACCCATCAGCCCGATGCTGTTCGGAATCTTTTTCGAAGACCTCAACTATGCCGCCGACGGAGGGTTGTATGCGGAACTCGTTCAGAACCGCTCCTTTGAATATTCCGCCCTCGACAGACCCGACTGGAACGCCCTGACCGGCTGGCAGCTGCTCAAACGCGCCGAAGGCGACGGCACTGCTTATATCGGCGATGCCCGCCCGCTCGGTCCCAACAATCCCCGCTATCTGGAGCTTCACTGCCGTGCCGGACGGGAAGGAAGCGCCGTGGGTCTGTCCAACAGCGGCTTTGGCGGCATTGTCCTCAAAGCGGGCGAGGGCTATACCTTTTCCGTCTTCGCCCGACAGCAGCCCGGCCGACATTTCTCCTGGCAGGTCTGCCTCGAATCCCGCGACGGAACCATTTTGGACAGCCGCGACCTGCCCCCCCTGAGCTCGGACTGGAAGCCGTATTCCGCCGTCCTGCATCCCAAAGAAAGTACAGACAGCGGCCGAATTGTCCTGTGGATTCACGGAGACGGCGTCATCTATCTCGACATGGTCTCCCTGTTTCCGCAAAACACATTCAAAAACCGCAAAAACGGCCTCCGCCGCGACCTGGCGGAAGTGATTGCTGACTTAAAACCCCGCTTCGTGCGCTTCCCCGGGGGCTGTCTGGTTCACGGTGACGGGCTCAGCAATCTCTACCGCTGGAAAGACACCATCGGCCCCGTCGAGCACCGGAAAGCACAAAAAAACATCTGGCGCTACCACCAAACCGTCGGACTGGGGTATTTTGAATACTTCCAATTCTGCGAAGATATCGGCGCCGAACCGGTTCCGGTCATGGCCGCCGGCGTGTCCTGCCAAAACACCGACCGGTACTGGGGGGTCGGCCAGCAGGCCGTCCCTCTCGAGAAAATGCCCGAGTACATCCAAGAGGTCCTGGACCTGATTGAATGGGCCAACGGCGCCCCGGACTCGACTTGGGGCCGTCTGCGGGCCCAGGCCGGACACCCCGAACCTTTTAACCTCAAATACCTGGGCATCGGAAACGAAGATGCCATGACACCCGCCTTTCGCGAACGCTTCGAAATGCTCTATCGGGCCGTCAAAGCCAAATACCCCGACATCACCGTCATCGGCACCGTCGGACCGGCCCCCGAAGGATTCGACTTTGAAGAGGGCTGGAAATTCGCTGACGCCCTCCGCCTCGAAATGGTCGATGAACACGGCTACAAATCCCCCCAGTGGTTCTGGAGCAACCTGAACCGTTATGACCGATACGACCGCACCAAATCAAAAGTCTATCTGGGCGAATACGCCGCCCATGAACCCGACCGTCGAAACACCCTCCGTTCTGCTCTGGCTGAGGCCGCCTATATGATCGCCCTTGAACGAAATGGTGACCTGGTTCGCATGGCCTCCTACGCCCCCCTGCTCGGCAAACATGGAAATACCCAGTGGAATCCGAATCTTATCTATTTTACCAACACAGAGGTCCTTCGGACCGCCAACTATTATGTTCAGATGCTCTTCGGCACCCATGCAGGCGACCGATACTTGCCGGCAAACCTCGACCCGCCGCTGTCGGATGAAAAAAAGTTCGCCTTCTCTGCCGTCCGAGACAGCCGAAACGGGGATATTATTGTGAAAATGGTCAATGGGGATGCTCAAGCTGTTACGCTCACCCTGAATCTGCAGGGCCTGCCTCAAGCGGAAACCCCGGCGATTCAAACCCTCCTGACCGCCGACACGCCCGACGCCTGCAATACCTTCCGCTCCCCGAACGACATCGTCCCCAAAACCGCCCCCATAACCCTGCGTGACGAGCAGACTTTCACCGCCGCCCCCTATTCCCTGACGGTTCTTCGGATTCCACGCCAAAAATGA
- the tuf gene encoding elongation factor Tu: protein MAKAVFERKKPHINVGTIGHVDHGKTTLTAAITRVCELCGWSKFKSYDDIAKASESQGRRDETKILTIATAHVEYETENRHYAHVDCPGHADYVKNMITGAAQMDGAILVVSASDGPMPQTREHILLARQVNVPRIVVFLNKVDLVDDPELLDLVEMELRELLNKYNFPGDDTPIIRGVANQAMRAASLDDPACKPILELLKVMDEYIPIPQREIDKPFLMPVEDVFSIKGRGTVGTGRIERGVVKVGDEVEIVGLSKETRKTTVTGVEMFNKTLDEGQAGDNVGLLLRGVEKKELERGQVLAKPGTITPHTQFNAEVYVLTKEEGGRHTPFFAGYRPQFFFRTTDVTGTIKEIKSREGKPVEMCMPGDNIEMSVEIISPIAMEEGLRFAIREGGRTVGAGVVTKILA, encoded by the coding sequence ATGGCGAAGGCAGTATTTGAACGGAAGAAACCTCATATCAATGTGGGAACGATTGGACACGTTGACCATGGCAAGACGACGCTGACAGCGGCGATTACGCGGGTATGCGAATTGTGCGGCTGGTCAAAGTTTAAATCCTATGATGATATTGCCAAGGCCTCTGAATCACAGGGCCGCCGTGACGAAACAAAGATTCTGACGATTGCCACGGCCCACGTTGAATATGAAACGGAAAACCGCCACTATGCTCACGTGGACTGCCCGGGACATGCGGACTATGTCAAGAACATGATTACGGGTGCCGCCCAGATGGACGGGGCTATTCTGGTGGTCTCCGCCAGCGACGGTCCGATGCCGCAGACCCGCGAGCACATCCTGCTGGCCCGTCAGGTAAACGTTCCGCGAATCGTGGTCTTCCTGAACAAGGTGGATTTGGTGGACGACCCGGAACTGCTGGACCTGGTGGAGATGGAGCTTCGGGAACTTCTGAACAAGTACAACTTCCCGGGCGATGATACGCCGATTATCCGCGGGGTGGCCAATCAGGCGATGCGGGCTGCCTCTCTGGATGACCCCGCCTGCAAGCCGATTCTTGAGCTCCTGAAGGTCATGGATGAATACATTCCGATTCCGCAGCGTGAAATTGATAAGCCCTTCCTGATGCCGGTCGAAGACGTGTTCAGCATCAAGGGCCGCGGCACGGTCGGCACGGGCCGTATTGAGCGCGGCGTGGTGAAGGTCGGCGACGAAGTGGAAATCGTCGGCCTGTCCAAAGAGACGCGCAAGACGACGGTCACGGGCGTGGAAATGTTCAACAAGACGCTGGACGAAGGGCAGGCGGGCGACAACGTCGGACTGCTGCTGCGCGGCGTGGAAAAGAAAGAGCTGGAGCGCGGGCAGGTTCTGGCCAAGCCGGGCACGATTACCCCGCACACCCAGTTCAATGCGGAAGTGTACGTGCTGACGAAAGAGGAAGGCGGCCGTCATACCCCGTTCTTTGCCGGCTATCGTCCGCAGTTCTTCTTCCGGACGACGGACGTGACCGGAACGATTAAGGAAATCAAGAGCCGTGAAGGCAAGCCGGTTGAGATGTGCATGCCCGGCGACAACATCGAAATGAGTGTGGAGATTATTTCTCCGATTGCGATGGAAGAAGGGCTTCGCTTTGCGATTCGTGAAGGCGGCCGCACGGTAGGCGCCGGGGTTGTGACCAAGATTCTGGCGTAA
- the rpmG gene encoding 50S ribosomal protein L33 — MAKAIKREYVWLECKECGDRNYRTEVNVQGGTPKLELMKFCKRERKHTLHKIRRK, encoded by the coding sequence ATGGCAAAGGCAATCAAGCGAGAATATGTTTGGCTCGAATGCAAAGAGTGCGGCGACCGCAACTACCGCACAGAGGTCAATGTGCAGGGCGGGACTCCGAAACTCGAACTGATGAAGTTCTGCAAGCGGGAGCGGAAGCATACGCTGCACAAAATTCGCCGCAAATAG
- a CDS encoding L-ribulose-5-phosphate 4-epimerase codes for MMLKELREQVWQANLQLKIQNLVIYSWGNVSGIDRAKGIVLIKPSGVDYDALRPEDLVALDLDGRVVEGSLRPSSDTPTHLELYRRFEKVGGICHTHSLYATIWAQACREIPCFGTTHADNFYGPVPVTDPMQPEEIEGDYELNTGKVIVRRFAGLDPMQVPAVLVANHGPFTWGPNAQKAVENAVVLEQCAQMALGTLQLNPEQPEISRVLLDKHYLRKHGKNAYYGQK; via the coding sequence ATGATGCTCAAAGAACTGCGGGAGCAGGTCTGGCAGGCCAATCTCCAGCTGAAAATCCAGAATCTGGTGATTTACAGCTGGGGAAATGTCAGCGGAATTGACCGGGCCAAAGGGATTGTGCTCATAAAACCCAGCGGGGTGGACTACGATGCGCTGCGTCCGGAGGACCTGGTGGCGCTGGATTTGGACGGCCGGGTCGTAGAGGGTTCGCTGCGGCCTTCTTCGGATACGCCGACTCATCTGGAATTGTATCGGCGGTTTGAGAAGGTCGGCGGAATCTGCCATACGCATTCGCTGTATGCGACAATCTGGGCGCAGGCCTGCCGGGAAATCCCCTGTTTCGGCACAACGCATGCGGACAATTTTTACGGGCCGGTGCCGGTGACGGACCCGATGCAGCCGGAGGAGATTGAGGGGGATTATGAGCTGAATACCGGCAAGGTGATTGTACGGCGGTTTGCCGGGCTGGACCCGATGCAGGTGCCGGCGGTTCTGGTGGCCAATCACGGGCCGTTTACCTGGGGGCCGAATGCGCAAAAAGCGGTGGAAAACGCCGTGGTGCTGGAGCAGTGTGCGCAGATGGCTCTGGGGACTCTGCAGCTGAATCCGGAACAGCCGGAGATTTCCCGCGTTTTGCTGGACAAACACTATCTCCGCAAGCACGGCAAAAACGCCTACTACGGGCAGAAATAA
- the rplA gene encoding 50S ribosomal protein L1: MRKRSKRYQNEAKKAVQTPLPLAEAVKKLKTFASTKFDQSVEIAMHLGIDTKQAEQAVRGAVSLPHGIGKARRVIAFCEESDAAAAKAAGAVEAGADELIAKVMDGWTDFDVAIASPKVMGKVGKLGRVLGPQGKMPSPKNGTVTTDVVQAVKEFTAGKVEFRNDAGGNVHAVVGKLSFDETKLAENIDAFINHIKRLRPTSMKGTYIKKVCLSATMSPSVQLAVE; encoded by the coding sequence ATGAGAAAACGAAGCAAACGGTATCAAAACGAAGCCAAGAAGGCGGTTCAGACACCGCTGCCGCTGGCGGAGGCGGTCAAGAAGCTCAAGACATTCGCCTCGACCAAATTTGACCAGTCGGTCGAGATTGCGATGCACCTGGGGATTGATACGAAGCAGGCCGAGCAGGCGGTGCGCGGGGCGGTGAGTCTTCCGCACGGCATCGGCAAGGCTCGCCGGGTGATTGCATTCTGTGAAGAGTCGGATGCGGCGGCGGCCAAGGCGGCCGGTGCCGTGGAGGCCGGAGCGGATGAGCTGATTGCCAAGGTGATGGACGGCTGGACGGATTTTGACGTGGCAATTGCCTCGCCGAAGGTGATGGGCAAGGTCGGCAAGCTCGGCCGTGTGCTGGGGCCGCAGGGCAAGATGCCCTCGCCCAAGAACGGAACCGTCACGACGGATGTGGTGCAGGCCGTCAAAGAATTTACGGCGGGCAAGGTGGAGTTTCGAAACGATGCGGGCGGAAATGTGCACGCGGTCGTCGGCAAGCTCAGCTTTGATGAAACCAAACTGGCCGAGAACATCGATGCGTTCATCAATCATATCAAACGCCTTCGTCCGACCTCGATGAAGGGCACCTACATCAAGAAAGTCTGCCTGAGCGCCACGATGAGTCCGAGTGTGCAGCTGGCGGTTGAGTAA